The window GGCAGAATTACCCAGCTCAAAATGATGCCCCCTGCGTAGCCCTTCACAGTATCTACGCAGTAAGTCATAAGGTTTGTTTTTCTGTTTAAATGAGAGCCATTGTCTTTTTCGGGGGGAAAATGCAGGACCGTGTACAGATTCCACTCCTTGGACCACCGAAGAGCAAAAGCTTTTAGAACAAGCCCTGAAGACTTACCCAGTAAATAcgccagagagatgggaaaaaATAGCAGCGGCTGTTCCTGGCAGATCAAAGAAAGACTGCATGAAACGTTATAAGGTTGAGTACTTGGCTTATTCAGTGTGCTCTTTTTTTTGCCTTGGGAAGTAATAGAAACAAGCTTATTGAAAAGTGAGGTGTAGGATTTGAAAGGTGAGCACTGTTTGTTTAATTCAAAAGGGCTCGGGTCAGCAGTGAGTTGAGGATAGGATTCGCTCCTTCTCAAGCGCAACTTGGGGTAGCTCACCTGGGCCCTGGCGTTTGTCCAGCTTGGAGGGCCAGGATCTGGTTCAGGGTAAGGTGCTGGTTCAGGTGCAAGACAATTTTAGTAGATTCCAAAGGAACCATTTTGAGCATTCAGAAAAATTCCTCACTAAGTTTTTTAACCTCTATTTCATTAACTCCTCATTTTACGTGAAGAGTGCAGGGCCACTTAAGCAAAGGGGGAATAGGGACTCATCTAGGGGTAGGGAGAAAGCTCTCTTGATGGTCTCTTACAAGACCCAACAGGACCTTATGGGCCCTTCAAGGTTTGCAACACCTACCCGCAAGAAAGGCAAAAGCGGGATCGAAGGAAGCCCTTGTTCTGTTGTGAATGCCTTGAAAGGAAGCACGGTTTTCAGCTCACATTTAATCAGCCTGTCTTTGCCCTTCAGGAACTCGTTGAAATGGTGAAAGCCAAGAAAGCGGCCCAAGAACAAGTGATGAATGCTGCTAAAGCCAGGAAATGACTCTCGATTGACAATCTccgttgtgggttttttttgttgttttataatAAAACTGCAAATACTGTacaaattttcatttttcaactTAAGCCTCTGCATACCCGGGTTGAGTATTTGTCCTTTTTATCTCTACAGGCAGAAATCATGCATTCTCTTTTATATACAAGCAAGACCCTCAAGTCTTTAAAGGTTTATTGATATTTATAATTATCCTGAAACTTGAAGAAACAGGGCTGCTGGTCTTTTggtagggggcagagggagggaggggatatgTTTTATGAAGACTCACTAGACCCCATTTGTTTCTTAAATTATAGATTTCCTTCACTATCTTAGTCACGAAGCCAGACCAGGCCGCTACGAATTCGGTCATAATCTGGTAGCTGTTCAATGGGACCTAAACATTAAGAAAAAATATATTAATACACTAGATGGgggacaaaaaaaacccacacccaTTTCACTGTtcccaggaggagggggcagagaggtctTACCAACAGCAGCAATGGCGGGGCTCTTATCATAAATGTATCTGGTGCACACGTCTCGTACATTTTGGGCATCGATAGCCTAGAAGTGGAGAGATTCATGCATAAGCTTGGTTTACATTTTGTATCATCCGATTGCCTCTGATACCTTGAGGGTAAAGAAAGCTAATCTGCTTCCATGCTTTCAGCTTAAAATAACGATTAATGAAGGTGAAAACACCAAATAATCACATTGATGTCATGGCAGAGCTGCAGGGAGAGAAGGTGTGCTCTTACTTCAATTCTCGCTTCCAGTTCAGGTATGGGGATTCTCCGGTTGTAACACAACATTTGCCGGCCAATGTCCTCACAGATAGGAGTGGAACCTAATTGAAATGAAGAACATTCCAGATACCGGTATGTCCACAGAAAAAATAAAACTCACAGTCCCGATCCTCACCATCAAGCTGCAACAGCATATTTGTTTTTAAAAGGTTCTTGGCTCGAGCAACTTCATTTTCAGTGACATTTGTGCAGAGTCGAATCCTGAAAGGCAGTTTGGAGAGAGCTGTAAAATCCTTTGCTGTCGCATTGTATTTTCTGTGTTCAGCATAGTGAAAGATATTCAATTTAAACCAGTAATGCATCATGACATGGGGTACAAATGTGTCTCTATTCAAGATGCCTTTTATTAAGAGGATATGCACTGAATAAAACAAACTGGATCAGTGCATGATGCCATTAAGTCCAACCCTGCAGAGCACACTGAATCGGAAATCACCCTTGTCAAGTATTATCAGTTCTAGACTTCTAAAAGAGCCTGTGACTCCAAGTTTTCTATTCTCACAAGTACCTGCAAGCATTCAGCTTAAGTCACCAAGCTGAGTAGACCCTCAATACATTTTGTTCAGGATGAACCCCACAGTTATTGAAAGAAAACATCTCATGCCTCAGCTAGAAACTCATGTTTCCTAACAAGGGAGAGGAGGTAAATCAACTCAAAAGTGTCACACCAAAGATTCTCTACAGGTGGAAAGGCAGTGGTAACCACCAGTGTTTCCTGTTCTACTGAGCAGGCTCAATTGttccattttcccactcctcttcattccccctcaaatctgccaaaatgGGGGAAAAccctagtggtatttattgactgcttcttatttgtagagcactgtactctaagcacttgggaaattacagtaaaacagagttggtaggcatgttccctgcccacaagaagcctacagaGACAACTGGAAAGAGTAGTTTGGGAGATTTAAGATCGCTATCTCCcagtgggaggggggaggttaGGGAGGTTAGAGATGGAGATAGTGTGAAAGTGAAGAAACAAGCACAGAAGCAATGTGGGCTGgtggacagaccacgggcctgggtgtaAAATGGACCGGAATttgaaatcccagctccggcatttgtctgctgtctgaataTGGAAAGgttacttggcttctctgggcctcagttacctcatctgtaaaatggggttaagacggtgagtcccatgtgggacatggtgtccaacctgattagcctgtttctaccccagcacatagtacagtgcctggcacgtaagtgcttagcaaatacataaaataaataaaaatccacTGAAAAGGACCAGGGCAAAGATCAGAAAAAGGCAAAGACCTCTTCTTTCTGGATTGGCCATAAGGAATATAGACGGCTAATGTAACCGAGGAACCCCACTACGTCCCAAACCGGGCTCACTTTCTTACCATTCTTTTTGGATGCAGTCCAGCATGTCAGCCACGGTGGTGGGTTCACAGACCATATAGAGTCCCCAAAGTCCCGTGTCTGTGTAGCAAGTGTTAAATGACTGGAAGCTGTGACACAGGTTGCCGTGACAGGTGATCTGAGCAAGTCTGCTGGACAAATTCTGTGGCGAGAAATGaaaggaatcctggctctgtcaactgctcactgaatgatcttgggcaagtcacttcacatctctgtgcttccgttcctccaaatgtaaaatggggataccttttctccccactacttagaccgTGGACCCCATAAAGACTGAATTAACTTGTACTCACCAGAGCGCCTAACaccgttaaaaaaaacccctctcccccccttcacatctggcagacgaCTGTTTTCTCCCATGTTTCAGAAAACACGGcacctccaggagatcttctctgattTAAATTTCTACCTCATCAACCCACCGCTGCTACTGCAGTACTTCGATGCCACCTAACCGCATGGCTACCCACGACTCTCATGCTGCTCGTGCCCATTTCTTTATAGTCTCTGACTTTTTAATATCTGGCTGTCTTGCTAGATTGCCAGCACCGAGGAATCAGGTCTCTgaattctctctcactctccactTACCACTCCTCCTCCGAAAGAACGGTCCCAGTTCCCAATCAGGGTGTTGGCGACCATCAGTGGGATGGTGTCGGGGTGAGACCAACCCACAGCCTCGACGGCTACcgcaatgtgggccaggggcatcTTGTCACCGTTCACGCGAATCTGGTGGGAAACAAATGGatgtggtttcagtttgggcGCAAGTTCGCCGAGAGGCCCTGTTACAGAAAACTGGGCATTTGGGAACCGGTTCATCCCCCCCGGGAAATTTCCGTGGACCTGCTCAAATGGGACACCTAACCCAAGTCCTCGCCATTAAACTGGgattgggggagacgggggtggcAGGAGCCACCTGACGATCGCTTTCCCGGCCTCAAGCAGGCTGAGCATGGAAGAATAGGGAAAGGAACCCAGAAGACAAGGGTTACGTGGGAACTGGGcccatggcctactggacagagcccgggcccggaagccagaaggacctggttctaatcccagctctaacaacTGCtcgttgtgggaccttgggcaagtcacttcacttctctgggactcagttccctcatctgtaaaatggggattaagactgtgaactccatgtgggacagggactgtgtccaatccaacttgcctacatctaccccggcacttagtatagtgcctggtatacagtaagcacttaacaaataccacagtagttgCTTGTTGAAAATGTCCTTTGGGctgggtcagaaaggaggccgccTCCACTTGCACCACTAAAGCAAGCGGGCTGGCAAATTTCTTCTCTCCtcacaggaaatcaatcaatcaaccaatcgcatttactgagcacctgccgtgtgcagagccctgtagtaagcacttgggagagtacaatataacatcataacagagttggtagatatgttccctgccctcgatgagtttacagtctagacatcccCCCACAACACCCTCACGGACTAAGAGGATTTTCCGGTGTaagttgcttgagggcagggatcacgttctCTAATTTTACTAGACTCGCCCAAGTActtcgttcagtgctccgcaaacagtggGCGCTCAACAGATGCTGTCGCTTGACCGCAAGGGAGCGGCTTACCTCGCTCCCAGTGAACTTGCACCCCGGGAGGGCTGGAGTTCCTCCTTCATGTGCAGGCAGCAAGTTACCGAAGTGAAACTTGGCCAGGTCGAGCAGCTCATTATGACACACTCCTatagaaaagggaaaaggaaacttTAAGTACCATCTTGTAGCTACCACGGAGctgaatacggtgcctggcacatagtaagtgctttacttaataccattttaaaaaaacccaaaacagacgTGAATTCAATTTTTCTGTCGGTGCAATGGAAAGCTCTACATTTCAAACAGCCTCACTGgtgttcctcctgcctctccccgttcCGATCTATACTGCGCCATGCTCCTTGGATCATCCTGAAACATTGTCcagtccatctctctcctctcctccaaactttccaatggcttcctaTGTTTCTCCGTGGCAAAAACTCTTCACAATAggcctcaagagaagcagtgtggtctagtggaaagagcagggtcctgggagtcagaggacctgggttctaatcctggcaagcCTCGGgaaagcaacttaacttctctgtgcctcaattatcctgtctcctacttggactgtgagtcctatgtaggacattAAAccatgtctaacctaattaacttgtatctaccccagtgctttaaaacagtgcttgacccatagcaagCGCCTAATAAAAAAAAGGCTCTCCCCCATCTTACCCCACTGTACCCATGtcctctcttcacctgctcttccctcctctgaagCAACCTTCAAGTTGTCCCTTGCTCTTGGCTCTCTCACTTCCATCCCTTTGCTCATGACAGTCTCCTGGCTTAtaactctctcctttcccaaacCACCACACAAGGCCCTCAAAAAATCCCACCCCATCTATtaagccttccctgcttaatttcCCAGTACTCTATACTTTATAAGCCCATCAGCCAAATCTACTTATCTATACTCACCCTGAGCTTTCTTGAATATATACGCCTATTCAATTGGACACTCAAAGATTTAATTTTGACTACTCTTGtccatatttttatgtttgcttctcccattagagtgtaagtttcttATGAGCAGGAAACCTGGCACTTctttattctatacttcccaagcatctaatacagagcaatgtactaagtgaccGCTGAATACTACTATTTCCACTACCATCGGTGGTGCTGCCAACTCCATTTCCTTATTCAATCATCGGTACTCACTTCGCCACGGCCATGTGACAGAATTCGGACTTCACGTTCCAACTCTTTTGAgcgctttgagccccatgaggtctGTGATAGTTTTTCACCCTAGAGTTTGGATCAACTGCAGTCTACATAGCTAAACATGCTGATGTCATAGTCTGAAATTACGCTTTCAACACAAAATCAAGAATTACTATGTGGCAACATAATCGTTGGAAGGTAAACCAGCACGGTCAGTTGTTCTCCTGGGTACTTCCAGTGTCAGGGGAAAACCActgataagcgctcaatgaatgaatgaatgaatgagaatcagAATGCACCGCGTACGTCTTTCAGAATCACCCACCTCCAGCTGCAGCAAGGACTATTCTCGATCCTTTGTAATGTGTGGTGATGTACTCCACTAAGTCATTGCGGTTTATAGACCTGTAAGCAGAGGAAGGATGCTCGTGAGCAACAATCATCTTCCTTTACAAACTTCCATTTCTGAAATGATTTCCCTTGTGGCTGCCTGTCACAGGAACCCACCACGAACCCCGGGGGAAGAGGGGTCGTGCTCACTTGATGTTTTCGGTCGGCCCTAAAATCGTCCGGCCCAGGGCGGTGTTTTGATAGGCTGTAGCGTGAAGATAGTCAAAGACAACTTCTTGTAAATTGGTTTCCACTTCCTGCATCTCCCGGAGGATAACGCCCCTCTCCCGCTCAATCTCGGCTTCTCCCAGCGTGCTGTTCTGTATGATATCGGCCAGGATTTCCACGGCTGATGGGAAAGAAAATGTAAGAAAAAAGAACTGAGTTGCCTAGCATGACTCTGAAATCACTGGGCTACCAAACTAACACCCGGGACGGTGCTGCAGATCCGATGGCCACTTGATCAACTGAGAATTGATCAATCGacccaccaatggtatttactgagcgcttactgtctgcagaacactgtacaggcttaggagagcacaatgcaaaggTTTTGGTatacaggttctctgcccacaaggagcttagggtctagaatgAATCTACCCATTGGGTAGGTCAAACCACTGCTTGATCCCACTACCAAtcaataaacagcatggcctattggacagagcgtaggtctgggagtccgaggacgtgggttccaatcctgcttcgccactcgtctgttgggtgaccttgggcaagtcacttcactgtatctcagttccctcatctacaaaatgaggactcaatacccgttttccctcctacttagactgtgagccccatgaagggacccgcttatcttgtatctaccccagcgtttagtgcagtgcttggcacataatattatgagagcttaacaaataccccaattattattattactgtttgtaGACCACATGATATTAAAAGCAAGGCAGAATCAATGGAGTCGTGGCTCCAGTTTTCATTAAGGAATTCAAGAATCCTAAAAACTATCTGGTctgatttttgtttcatttttatggtatctgttaagcacttactgtgtgtcaagcactattttaagtgccgtggtgtagatacaaattaatcaggttggacacagtccatgacccacatggggctaccaaatctaagtacaagggagaacaggagaattgaggcacagaaaaattaagtggcctgcccaaggttacacagcagacaagtggtggagccaggattagaacccagatcctctgactcccaggcccgtgctctatccactagaccacgctgtttctcaagcttGTTGAGCATGACCTAGCCCGGAAGAGGAGTTGGAGCACTGAAGAGAGCAAGGGCAGTTTGGGTTGATACAAAGTAGCCTGACTGGACAATTCCGATCCTGGAAATTTGGGTAATTCCGTCCAGTTGCCTAAATAAACCTGGAATGATTCCACAGAGCTGGTCCGCTGTAGGATGTAAACCAGATACCGAGTACCCATCCTCCTAACTCCAGCTCCTCCTGCTACATCACCACTTTTCCACAGGAGTCCAGGGAGGAAATTTAGGGAAGAAATCAGGTCAGAAGCTGACTGGCACAGCCCCGGatgcagacaagaaaacaaacctTCCAAGGATGAGCTGAGCTTAGCAATGGGGACGAGGctgcacatctgtaaaatggggactaagactgtgagtcccatgtggggtgtggactgtgtccaaccctggcactttgaacagtgcctggcccatattaagcacttaaataccatttaaaataaaaattgctCCGAACTCCATGCTACACACTGTCCTTCTGGGATCCCCTTCTCTCAGCCAGTGTGGCCCAAGCCCGAGTGCCGATGGCAATACCTCTTGGTAAATccctggagaaggcttttgcataGTACACCGTTTGCTCTCTGGAGGTGTAGGCGTTGAGGTGGGCACCCATGTTCTCAATCTCAAGCTCCAAA is drawn from Ornithorhynchus anatinus isolate Pmale09 chromosome 13, mOrnAna1.pri.v4, whole genome shotgun sequence and contains these coding sequences:
- the PMPCB gene encoding mitochondrial-processing peptidase subunit beta isoform X2, translated to MTHSLLTRRANNKVIPVDNTGLLFHFTSCDVTTQPINVGEKRFRSAQAAAQVVLNVPETRVTSLENGLRVASEDSGLSTCTVGLWIDAGSRYENEKNNGTAHFLEHMAFKGTKKRSQLDLELEIENMGAHLNAYTSREQTVYYAKAFSRDLPRAVEILADIIQNSTLGEAEIERERGVILREMQEVETNLQEVVFDYLHATAYQNTALGRTILGPTENIKSINRNDLVEYITTHYKGSRIVLAAAGGVCHNELLDLAKFHFGNLLPAHEGGTPALPGCKFTGSEIRVNGDKMPLAHIAVAVEAVGWSHPDTIPLMVANTLIGNWDRSFGGGVNLSSRLAQITCHGNLCHSFQSFNTCYTDTGLWGLYMVCEPTTVADMLDCIQKEWIRLCTNVTENEVARAKNLLKTNMLLQLDGSTPICEDIGRQMLCYNRRIPIPELEARIEAIDAQNVRDVCTRYIYDKSPAIAAVGPIEQLPDYDRIRSGLVWLRD
- the PMPCB gene encoding mitochondrial-processing peptidase subunit beta isoform X1, producing MAAATAMAAATALSRSLLLPGRRPLWRSAEAFVGGVGRRPINVGEKRFRSAQAAAQVVLNVPETRVTSLENGLRVASEDSGLSTCTVGLWIDAGSRYENEKNNGTAHFLEHMAFKGTKKRSQLDLELEIENMGAHLNAYTSREQTVYYAKAFSRDLPRAVEILADIIQNSTLGEAEIERERGVILREMQEVETNLQEVVFDYLHATAYQNTALGRTILGPTENIKSINRNDLVEYITTHYKGSRIVLAAAGGVCHNELLDLAKFHFGNLLPAHEGGTPALPGCKFTGSEIRVNGDKMPLAHIAVAVEAVGWSHPDTIPLMVANTLIGNWDRSFGGGVNLSSRLAQITCHGNLCHSFQSFNTCYTDTGLWGLYMVCEPTTVADMLDCIQKEWIRLCTNVTENEVARAKNLLKTNMLLQLDGSTPICEDIGRQMLCYNRRIPIPELEARIEAIDAQNVRDVCTRYIYDKSPAIAAVGPIEQLPDYDRIRSGLVWLRD